taatgcttatgaatgcatacgaaaagaaataatacgatccgtccccgttaagggcttaatacacgccttccggaatcaaatttctcgcttccccagcggagtcgccacttgttagacaaggtgccgaacggcctcgcccgggcgaaccggggggtggacacctcatggcgacgtaagcggtgattggcgccgaaagcaaccaatcgtggaatcaagctgctcggtaggaccggagctcggagtatggaagagtcgccacccacgaatgggaaaatgaacaccgatcccttgcgggagaccggtgagggttcgggaaacttaggtacgagccgagaaggctagctcctttccggagaaaggctactaggcaccccgacatcgcccggttatgaaccaccggtctcctactcagcgtgttaggcgataacggactaatcgcatatttctttaagtttaaaattcatttgaaaccttttctttctcgctttgaaaccgttttgagcatgttatttgaaagccattttagtaaagaatcacccattttgcataaatttaaagtatataggagagagagggggagaagaaagaattgatttattcacagtgtgattttatgctttagactatacactaactctaagctaatctcattccccaaaaacgagttcattttacatggttcgtaccttaatcgtcgttggaatgatttaagtacgtttcaaaaccccgttaatgatgttcactcgaatcgccgttggaacgactcgaacgtttgaaaacgttgagcaaacagtttctatctaaaagcgtgattaagcatacaagtcaatttgttttgtacaaaaccgtttagttaggaaaacaattcaaaacctcattattcacaaaaaaacaattttaattacaaggttcgcttaatccgtcattggaacgaattaaagttttaaaacgtgatgttttaggaaacGATTTAAAGTAATAagaaagccttttatttacattaggaacttctagAAAACTCAAGTTTAGATAAGCAAATTAaattctctttttgtggtttatttttccttttttcactcaattgaaccttacttgaacataattacaaccaTTAACAAATCAAGGTCCAATTTTACCCAATCaaatatatttaagatatatacatatacaaaaataagatagaaatatatatatatacatagttttatctaaaaataaggatatatctatagatgaaaatgagtaagaaatactatatgatataataaggAAAATGAGAAAAAGTACTACacaaaatacattttttatcCTAATCATAACTATGTGAAAATAACTAAAACTATGCAAgtttaaaagaaaaggaaagtaaTTTGGATCCCAAAATAGTTTATGGATATATAGGAAATGTTCCATCCTCAATAATggctaaatttatttaaataaaccaaaaaaagaaaactatatatacatatacaaataATTCCATAAAAACCAAAACAATGAAAATCCTGATCGAATATACAAAGTAAGTAAGCATATAGATAATTATTGGGTGAAtgcctcaaaaataattttaactaacatattacataattatacatatatatatataagagattaaatatcaaaaaaatagaagaaatgggtttaaaagggtattttcggattccagcagattaccgacggaaaatccgtcgctaatctgctgttagtgacagaaaagggagAATTACAGATTTAGTCCAacaatttccagatttattcaaaagctttagattagatctattctatcatttcgggtctccgaactaccagaattggatcatagtctataacagaGAACCCTAAAACGATGtgttattttaaaacgttatttagaaatatcttcaaaaacttataattacaacgtttttaatcccgaactacctttgaatcggatcatggttcgtattgggatattaaaacgaggttttttatttcaaaacaaaatctaacgtttatttaatacgagacacaaattaaataaacacgggaaattaaataagatgtgataaataaatgactaaataaataaaaactataacataaaaataaataaataaagagaataaattaaataaaataaaacgagtctagtcctcggataatacctcaagatcggtatctgacagtcgaagtcggttgattccacgaattgcctttttgtgtttttcggtttttttagtaaaaatttaacttttaggaaattcggactttttgagaaaaaaaatattttcctcaaaaaaaattcactttctctctctaaaaatgtctagagtgagaaagctctccaaaaTACTCCtcttaaatgcatggggatccgtgccttttataggcacggatccccgaAAAATTTGGGCGACACCCGATTAAAATTGGGCGTCACCCAAAgtaggttgggcggacgcccaacttgtgttgggcgaacgcacgcccaactcttgttgggcgcgcgcccaacaggtgttgggcgttcgcccaacggccgtcgggcgtgtgCTCCGCGCTGTCGGACGCgtgcgcccagcggacgtcgggCTTGcaccccgcgctgtcgggcgcgcgcccaGTGGACATCGAGCGTGCGCCCAGTGgacgttgggcgtgcgccccgcgctgtcgggcgcgcgtccaactgtcatCGGGCGCGCGTCGATtatcgctaggcgctcgcaccacgtcgctgagcactcgcgagccgtccattcgacgaccgcaactcctactgacctcacgtctttattatatatttttttctttaaaacttccggaatcaaccacTCCAACCATCTTGTTacgggttttcatcacaggtcctccgactcggtgtctacaacagcCTTCTATTTAGCGGTTGGCTACTGGCGAGCACTGGATTAACAATTGTGGAGTCTGTAGGgtgagagagaaaaaatgacGAGTCACGAGCATTGGGTCCTATAAGAGTATTCTGCCATTGTGATGGTGTAGGGGCTGGTGTAGGACGACGTAGGGTGAATGGGGGAATTGTCAGGTAAGACCTTAGTCGACTCTCTATGGCGGGTCCATGCTCTCTTCCGATGGATCCCGCGCAAATTTCAATGAAAGAGTCAGGTGACATGCTTCCCTCTCCATGCACGGTTGGTGCATCAGGATCAACGCGGCCAGCGTTTGTAACAGGATTAGTTGATGGTGTTATGGGTGGTATTTCAGCCCCGGTTGAGGGGTTAGACCCTCCACTTGTCATGTTTTACAATGTGAACGAAATCCTTATTAGGTTAGGACTCCACCTTCACCACACCAATTGATAACCGGTGATGAATATCCGATCCACGTCCTTCCCTGTGGGgacgtcgttgggttcgacggggggaagctccgatgccaaagtcagtaaggagtATAGtgaataaactgaattgacaaaatAGGGTTCGTAAatgagaatgtgtacctcaatagcttgggatgcaagctatttatagtcatgtgatcgtaactcccagtaactagaaagtctccattaatgcctcattaatggcggttacggatctTCTTTAAGTGTGGAcgttagctcattaacggtTCATTAATTACCTTTATTGGGAATCAGCTCAATCACTCGCCAGGCGGATCGAAGCATAATGGCGGGTCTAACGTAAGTTTGAATACGGATCCCGTGTGGCAGAGTCTGGATGATCCGCCACTCGGATGACTTGTTTGATACGCCATTGCCTCCCTGGCGCTCCCAATACGTGatcgttttggtaaatatcctttttgatcccttggataatatctcgatgttatcatagataataaagggggttaattataaaataaataaatataatgaccaaattaactctttttcctttgacttttaacaccgttagtcaatttggtatgtgtttgctaacggaatgaacctcaagttaccattttgtaaatttttaaaccataagGGTGTGATAAAAAActggtgtaaccacaaggtttatttttgtactttttcctaaaaaatataaagtacatgtcaaaaaataaatatatttataccaataaaataataataaaatactcatattttaaattaaaaaaatgtttaaCACATATCACGTTTATTCATATAAATGAATACTACCATGAATAGATTTTTTATAATGTCAATATGATTGAATTAACAGTATATCAACTGAGTAAGAATACACTGAATACATTTGCAGTCCTATAAAACCCATGATCAAAtgagtaataattataatttttattgggAGAAGTATCAAATCcatgaataaaaaattaaaatgaatgaTTATATAATTTGATTCTACAAGTATGTATGAGACTGCATGTGACATATCTCTATATCACACGCACATCAATATCAATCTACTTAAAAATTTATAtcaatagataataaataaaagagatATGATGAcccaattaaataattttcatccgaaataaataaaaattatgattaatcAATCTGAAGAATTGAAGATAGAAGTGAATATAGGAAGATGTTAAAATTTAGGCTTAACACGTCATTTGCCCTCTGAACTTATTCAAAAAccttgattggccccctaaactttcaaagtgtcctggTAGCCTCCTAAATTTGCATAAATTGTTCAGTTAGCTCCccaaacttgcataaaatgtaatcaattaatcactcggttgcaaaagggtaagttaaatgcggaatatGTATTCCAcgtatcttagaatgttattacataattcaaaaatagattaaaaaggaagttattgcttgctcaactataaaacttgtcttctctaatattagaaccgcataccccgatcttgatcgttttatatttttttaagacaCGTGCAATGCATCtttcgtatttaacttacttttttacaaccgagtgatcaattgatgaTAAAGATGTATTTATATAATCGTAATTTAAAACGATTGAAGAAGAAGCAAACGTCTTTGCTTGAGGACAAACAAAAGATTAAGTGCATGGGAATTGGTAAGTCCTAAATTTACGTACTTACACATGCATATTCATGTTTATATTAATGCATTTAGCTTAGTTTAGGATAGGgtttggaaagatttcacttGTTTGTTCATGATTTATATAGAGATAGGTCTGAAATAGATAAAAACTCAATATGAAGGAATATCAGCAAGAAGCGAGCCAAAGACAGAAAAAATGAGCCAGAATTAGGGCAAAAACATATGTCACGTTCGTGACCTACCTGTCTCGAACGTGACATGCCCGAAATCGACCATTGACAAAAGAACATCTGTCGCGATCGTGACCCATGTTGCGATCGTGACACACAATATTTCCAACTTTGCATAACAAAGCAAAGTCATGAACGTGACACTCCTGTCTCGTTCATGACCGACGTCTTTACTGCAAAAGACATGATTCTTCAGTACAAAAGCATCTCTTTCAACTTGAATCATCATTCTTCTTCACCACGGGCTATGACTCTCCATAACAACACTTGAAGAGTTATCATCTTGAAAAAACACAATCCTTCATCCACTATAAGAAGGATGCTCCTCTCCCCATTCAATATACAACAagaaagaagataaaaaaaatacagattGATACTCTGCAGAAATTCTCAAAAGAAATTTAGAGATAAACTGAAGATATCAAGATACTATAATTTCTAAAGCTTTTATTTCCAGCATTGAAGGAAGCAAGATCGAGAGATACACTTCCTCGAGATACAAGATACAAGATATAAGATACGAGATACAAAAGAAGAAGACGCCCAGAGGCTTGAGATCCTTACAGAGATAGTAAAAGGATTCACAACCCCTATACTCTCATCTGTTACAGTCTTTATTCTATGTATTCTTTACTTTTGGCATATGATTAACTCTGTCAAACACTTGTTTATCAAAATCACAATTTAATCCAATACAAATTATTCTATATTCATCATCTGATTATGTTACTGCTTTAATGAATATTCTAGGGAAATCCATTTAAACAAGACATAGGAATAGTTATCATTTTATGAAGTCAAAAGAGATTCAATTCATACAAGAATAATTGTATCACATAATCTACTTGTTTCgtttttaattcttaattctAATTCACTACGATAGGTCGAGGAATTAGGATTATCTATCTAAAAACATCTAAGTTATTTAATCCTGGATCGAGAGATTGGATTAAATATTCTTATCTGATACAACTGCATCAATATTAAAAGTATTTGCatgtttatatataaaaaaatctgTTTGTATCCCGAGTTATGTACGGAATGGAAATTTAAGAAATCTAActtaagtattattattattattatcttttaaacaaaattatttacaagcttaattatttattttctataaccaagagaaaacgaatttataaattaaatccgTTATAGTAGTTAATCAACGTTATCTGTGGGAACGATATCttattattactacaagcggaaccgtgcacttgcgaaatTCGCCTAACATATATGATTCACCTTCTGGAACCGAAATAAACagataaaggagtttaagggcaTTTCTATTCTTTTCCCATTGTTTCCCTTTCTTTTCGTTACCCCTACATGAACTAAACGCTCACTTATTTAGTTTAATTGTGTTTGATAATGGTTTTTTGTTACCCAtttaaattattcaattaagctacatatcacttattttgataagtcaaaatatttaatttaaaattttaagttaaacattatcgactaatatttttatattttaacacttatttttaatatttatcaaacacttataTCATTTAATGGTTTCAGTACCTGTAATATTCAaaacttaaaattcagtacttattttttcaacacttaaccttcagttttatcaaacaacacgtTAGACTTATATATGCTTCTACATGTATCTTAAATATATtagttatttcattttttttgtgttttgaaaatttagtaCAATGTGCTAAATATTGCTcaagttaattttaatttttgaacttttGAAAACTTCAATTTGCCCATATATTATTATAGTATCAATGtggaatgaaattaattaaatttaatctatttaaatttgataggagtaatatagtaaaatgcattattttataaatttctcTATCTTATATATCAAATTTGGGATAATAAgtcattctattttatttttatccataTCTTTATTTCTATTGCAATCTTTATCCCTATCCAACATTTATTcataaagagaaaaaattaccttTTGTGATAACTTTTAGATAAAGTAATCTTTAATGACCAAAATGCTCTTGAGGTTCAGGGGAGCTATCAAAGGGTTGTTTTGAGGTTGTCCTGGCCTGACGGGCTGTCCGATGTCAATGGCCGAAGGGCGTTGGGCTCGGGATGAAATATCCGGAGTGGAGGCTATTGAGATACTTTATCACACTTTGTAAccttttgttataaaaaaatgatCAAAAGTTTTCTTTCAATGCACTAAAACCAGAAGGATTGGAACCTTGTCTTTGAGAGTATTTTTCTACTATTTGCTTTGTcacaaggaaaaaaaaaaccctttaaGTGTTTAGTTGATACTACCTCCTATTTGGCTTTTTAAAGTAGCTTGCCTTTCATCAAAGGGTAGCTAAACCAAACCTTCCCTTTAACTTCTCAAATGATTGGGGACGGCGTCTAAAAGCGATCTGGTGTGGAGTGACCATACACGTGGTCTCTATTTGTTCTTCTCTCTTGTCCAAATACTCATAACAACGAGAAATAAGCTACACGGTAGGAGAAGTTTTCACCCTCTACAGTCCTTCGATGGCTTCGCAGACTATATTTTCCTTATCGCCCCCAATCAATTCATCAGCTTCCTCTTCGCCGTCCAAACTCTCATCGGTTGCTACTCCGCTTGTCGCTTGTCGCTCTCGGTCCGTCTCCTTCCCTCGTCTCCCGATTATAGCTGCTAACTTCTCTTTTAGAGCCAAGTCAAACTCCTCCAGGATCGCCTCCATCCGCTGTGGTAATTTCTCCTTTCGTTCTTCTGCTCTGTGTATCATACATCTATTAAATTCTTATATTACTGGATTTGAGAGTTACACGTTTAATTCGAACTGAATCAACTGAAATTGGGTTCCTTTTCTGTTTTCCTCCTAAATATGGAAAGTTACTTTGATTAGATTTATTAGCGGGGAGAAACTTTTGCAAATTCATTGAGTAATTTGGTGACTGTTGATTCTTACAGCTTTATCTCCTGAGCTGAAAACTACATTGGATAAAGTGGTTACATCGCAGAAAGTTATTCTATTCATGAAGGGAACCAAGGATTTTCCTCAGTGTGGATTTTCAAACACTGTAGTGCAAATTTTGAATTCGTTTAGTGTACCGTATGAAACAATTAATATTCTGGAGAATGAAGTTCTGCGCCAAGGACTGAAGGAGTATGCTAGTTGGCCAACCTTTCCTCAACTTTACATAGATGGAGAATTTTTTGGTGGATGTGATATAACTGTTGGTAAGTTCaactttttctttattatatattattaccaCTATTTTGAATGATGTCTGTAGTATGCTTTACTTATAGAGATGTCATAATTGAAAGTTTATCTTAACTTTATAGTCTGGATATGGAGAATTTCAATGCTGGTTACTGAAGTGTTTGTTTACCAAGTGTTTTTGGCTAACCTTACTGTTAGAGCATAAGTCAATGTAATTAATGGATAGCATACCTAAGGCTGTTGTAGGGCTGCTAAAGCTGCTGATAGGTCAGTTTGTCTCCTTGATTGAAGGAGAaccttttatatatatgtattgctcttaaataaaatatatcagTGTAGTTTcttaatctacatggtatcccatggaTTTCTCTGTATTTTCATGGTCTGTtacatggtattagagcctTGTTTTGGGTTTCTGGATTGAGATTCCAGAATTTGTTTTCTACCTTGTGAGCAGAATTTCTGGGTTTGTACTTTTGGGTTGTTTCTTTCAGCAGCATTACTGTTTGCCTTGTGACCAGAGTTTGATTTCACCTCAACGGATTGTCGCTGTTCCTCTATTGCCGCTGTCGCCTCTCTGTTTCCGACCTGTCTGTCCGGTTAGTTTGCCGGTGAAGATCCTTTTGTCAAATCACGTTGCTGGTAGCCTGTTGCATGTTGCTTCGACTGAGTTTTGCTTGTCCGTTTCCGACGAAGCTTGATGTTTCTCTGTCGTCTCTCCCGTTCGATTTGTTCTTCTAGGTTGCGTCTGACAAAATATGTTTTATATTCCAAAGTATCTTGAGTTTCTTGTTTTGAGCTGTATTGTCTTGAAGACTATATTATAAGTATCTACAGCAAGCTGAGCATGATTAAAATCCATGCTTCAGCTTAGAGCATAAgtcaatgtaattaatgaataGCATACCTAAGGCTGTTGTCGGGCTGCTAAAGCTAAGCTGCTGGTAGGGTCAGTTTGTCTCCTTGATTGAAGGAgaaccttgtatatatatgtgtattgctcttaaataaaatatatcagTGTAGTTTCTtaaaactccgcctgtgagggtcacttggtggcctttacagccggtcccaagcccggacaaaggaggagggttgcggtaggtttgtggcggccagcgtaaaacttagccacatcttatgacatgaaccataatataaatatcgttggggcgttccctactcagcgacgcgctgcacttcctagacccgggtgtagtgataaatgtgcaagggttgctaggtcgtcgccccgaagcggcgtgccaccccaggacccgggggtggtgtcaaatatgcaagggttgcgggtaaataagctagtccacggtaatggtaggggtaggggtaagggtagtaggttacgctttgggacatggaacataggttctttgacaggaagattagctgaaattgtagatgttatgaagaggaggagaataaatatattatgcctacaagaaaccaagtgggttggagccaaggctagagagatagctccttggggttataagctttggtactcaggaaaggataaggttagaaatggagtaggtattcttattgatagggagtatattgatgatgtagtagcggtgtctaggaagagcgatagaattatgagtgttaagctagtgataggggatgaggttgtgaatgtcattagtgcatatgcgccacaaataggattagatgtgtctataagacaagctttttgggatgacttagaggaagtggtgcaacaggttcctagggatgaaaaaatggtactagggggtgatctcaatggacacgtgggttctaggcgagatgggtttgagagtgttcatggagggtatggttttggagataagaatgaagcaggaaatgatattttggaattcgcatcagcctatgacttgagtatcatgaacacatggtttatgaagagaacatcccacttagtgacttatcggagtggcggtaatgcgagccaaattgacttcttcttagtaaggagtgcttggagaaagagttatattgattgtaaggtgatccctggtgagagtacgacaacccaacatagagtagtggtgatagattttcgaagtaggaaatgtataagaaaacaaacacctcaagtagagactaagattaagtggtggaaattgcaaggggagaatcaacaaaaatttgtggatgagatgaccaaaaaagatatttggacttgcaatatggattcagatatagattcgatatggaataagatggagcagagtataagggaagtagcgaaggaagttctaggggaatctaaaggtagcatgccactgggtaaggacacatcttggtggacagaagaagtacgacaagcagtaaagagtaagagagaatcctataaactattggggaaatgtaggagtgacgagaactacgaaaaatacaaagaggctaaaagggaagtaaagaaggtcatacgagatgctagagcaaaggtgaatcgggatctgtat
The window above is part of the Euphorbia lathyris chromosome 3, ddEupLath1.1, whole genome shotgun sequence genome. Proteins encoded here:
- the LOC136223129 gene encoding uncharacterized protein isoform X2 → MASQTIFSLSPPINSSASSSPSKLSSVATPLVACRSRSVSFPRLPIIAANFSFRAKSNSSRIASIRCALSPELKTTLDKVVTSQKVILFMKGTKDFPQCGFSNTVVQILNSFSVPYETINILENEVLRQGLKEYASWPTFPQLYIDGEFFGGCDITVEAYKSGELQELLERAMCS
- the LOC136223129 gene encoding monothiol glutaredoxin-S7, chloroplastic isoform X1, with the protein product MASQTIFSLSPPINSSASSSPSKLSSVATPLVACRSRSVSFPRLPIIAANFSFRAKSNSSRIASIRCALSPELKTTLDKVVTSQKVILFMKGTKDFPQCGFSNTVVQILNSFSVPYETINILENEVLRQGLKEYASWPTFPQLYIDGEFFGGCDITVEFDFTSTDCRCSSIAAVASLFPTCLSG